Genomic segment of Chitinivibrionales bacterium:
GGAATAACCGGCGACAACCTCGGCGCCGCCCGGGGGAAGGGTGTCCCATACATAGATATTTCTTGTCGTTGTATCACCGCCGGATGCGCCCACCGTTTCACTTGAATCCAGAACAAGACTTCCCCGGCGGACGTCCCGCGCAATCTGCTGAATAATATTTTCCCCCTGCATCTGCATCCGGGATGCAATCGTGCCGTCGCTGATTTCTCCGGAATACATGCCCAGGAAAGACCAGGTAACCCCGCCCACAACCGCGGCAATAATCCCCACCGTCACCGCTTCAACGAGCGTGACGCCCCTGGTATCGTTCATGGGATACCGGTTATCCATTTTTCAAGCGTCAAGGTATCAAACCCCTCCGGTTCGAGCCAGTAAGCGGAAACCCGGATCTTTTTTACATCCACAGCAGAACCTCCTACCTCAGGATAAACCGATGAATCAGTCACAACAACCAGCAAAGTACACAAAAGTTCATCACCCGTCGTATCAGGCCGGCGCTCATCAAGAATACGCTCGTAATCATTTTCAAGGTCTTCAAGATGTGCATAATTTGCAAAACTATATGCAGGGTCTTCAAAACAGGAATCGATCAAATAGCGCGCCAACCTCCGGTGACGGTCGCCAACATCAAGCTCACGCCCCTTGGCAACAAGGGCGATGAAGCCGATAATACCGATTGCGAAAACCGAGGAAGCTACGAGCATCTCAACAAGAGTGAATCCTGTATCATTTTTTTTTGAACTACAAAAGATCAACCCTGTTCTCGCCTTAATAATGTGCAGTTTCTTCAATAACGTTGTCCGGATCTGAAATGTCGCGTATGGTTATGCTCCTGGCTTCATCATCAACCGACACCTCAAAATCATTTTCATCATCAAAAAACAGATTCAGGTCCGCGGAATCCGGATGAGTTCCGGTCTTGCGGAAATGAGTGTTTGCCGCCGTTTTTGCCGATAAGACAATGTTGTGTAATCTGTCTCTATTGCTTTTAGCAACATATCCATCATAGAGAGGAAAAGATATTGCCGCCAGTATTGCAATTATAACTCCAACAACAATTGTTTCTATAAGCGAAAAACCCGTTGAGCTTTTCATATTATTATCTAACAGCAACTCTCACCCCCACTATATTTAATGCCCTTAAGGATTAGTTTGAGTAGGTGTAGTATTCGCTCGAAAATGGTATGCCTGAGTTAATGTATTGTCGGTATCTTTTGCATGTCGCGCAACAACAGTATTGGCACCTAAATCAACCATAACAGCAATATCTGTTGGAACTATGAAATAATTTTCCACCTCATCTTCGTCATCATTAAGTGTTACAAATCTAATAGAAGTTGCTGGGTCAGCAGATTCTGAGCTGGTATACCACGTATCGGTGACAATATCTGCATCCGAACCGCCTTCACTTGTCCTTACCTGGCACCTATCGGTAAACTCATCGCCAAGGGTTGCCCAGGCTGTGCCAATAAAACTGGCGCACGATCCAGCAACATTTTCTGCAGTTCTTTGCCGTGAATCCCGAATATATCCGTTATACAACGGAATAGCAACAGCAGACAGAACAGCGATAATAACCGCAACGACAATAACTTCGATAAGGGTGAACCCTTCATTTTTCCTGAGGGACAACTTTTTCATAATTACACCTCTCCATAAATTTAAATTTCAGGTTGAAACATTTTTGTACATGAAAATTCAGGATGATTTTTAGTGATATATTTCTTCGCCACTCTCCTCCTTTCGTTTCAAACACTCTCAATTATTCATTTCAAAATTTTCCGATAAAACTAATTTAATTATATCAAGCTAATATCTCATCAGTTTCCCCAGCGTAAAAACCGGAAAATAGAGTGCTATTAAAATAAGTCCTACAACGCCTCCCAGTATAATAATTAAAAACGGTTCGATAATTGCCGCCAGGGAATCGACGGTGACCCGGATTTCCCGTTCATAGAAATCGGCGGCCTTTCCCAGGAGATCTTCGATACGCCCGGCGGCTTCACCGGTGGAGGTGAGCTGGCAGATCAGCACAGGGAACATCCCGGTGGCGGC
This window contains:
- a CDS encoding prepilin-type N-terminal cleavage/methylation domain-containing protein, whose product is MRTTLLKKLHIIKARTGLIFCSSKKNDTGFTLVEMLVASSVFAIGIIGFIALVAKGRELDVGDRHRRLARYLIDSCFEDPAYSFANYAHLEDLENDYERILDERRPDTTGDELLCTLLVVVTDSSVYPEVGGSAVDVKKIRVSAYWLEPEGFDTLTLEKWITGIP
- a CDS encoding prepilin-type N-terminal cleavage/methylation domain-containing protein, with amino-acid sequence MKSSTGFSLIETIVVGVIIAILAAISFPLYDGYVAKSNRDRLHNIVLSAKTAANTHFRKTGTHPDSADLNLFFDDENDFEVSVDDEARSITIRDISDPDNVIEETAHY
- a CDS encoding prepilin-type N-terminal cleavage/methylation domain-containing protein is translated as MMKKLSLRKNEGFTLIEVIVVAVIIAVLSAVAIPLYNGYIRDSRQRTAENVAGSCASFIGTAWATLGDEFTDRCQVRTSEGGSDADIVTDTWYTSSESADPATSIRFVTLNDDEDEVENYFIVPTDIAVMVDLGANTVVARHAKDTDNTLTQAYHFRANTTPTQTNP